DNA sequence from the Juglans microcarpa x Juglans regia isolate MS1-56 chromosome 5S, Jm3101_v1.0, whole genome shotgun sequence genome:
TTGAGATCAAACAAATGGAGGATGGAATTTTTATCTCTCAAGAAGGTTTTACAAAGGAAATTCTCAAAAGATTCAAGATGGAAGATAGTCAATCCGTGAACACCCCAGTTGAATGTGGAGTGAAATTGTCCAAGCATGAAGAAGGAGAGAAGGTAGACCCCACAATATTCAAGAGTCTTGTTGGAAGTTTGAGATACTTGACTTGCACAAGACCCGATATACTTTATGGAGTTGGACTTGTTAGCCGATATATAGAGTCACCAAGCACAATGCATTTCAAAGTGGCTAAGAGGATTCTACGTTATCTAAAAGGTACTATTGATTATGgacttctttattcattttctaatgaatttaaGCTTGTGGGGTATAGTGATAGTGATTGGGCCGGAGATTTGGATGATCGGAAGAGCACTactggttttgtgttttatttgggaaATGCGGCATTTACTTGGAGTTCTAAGAAACAACCAATTGTAACGCTCTCCACATGTGAAGCTGAATATGTTGCTGTAACATCTTGTGTTTGTCATGCAATTTGGCTGAGAAGGTTATTGAAGGAACTACTCATGCCACAAGAAGAAGCCACAAAGATTTTTGTTGATAACAAGTCGGCACTTGTATTGGTGAAAAATCCGGTCTTTCATGATAGAAGCAAGCATATTGATacaagatttcattttcttcgagAATGCATTGTCAAGAATGAAGTACAAGTCAAATTTGTGAAGACTCATGATCAAGTTGCAGATATTTTTACGAAGTCTCTCAAGTATGATACTTTTAATAAGTTGTGGATGCTACTCGGAGTTACCAAGAATTAAGTTTAAAGGCAGGTGTTGAATAATAAGCTtaaataaagttgttttttagtatattcatgaactaaagtctaggttcatcttgaaagaagtaattcatgtatttggagattcatgtatttagagattcatgtatttgagacattcatgtacttgggtatttgtgtactagggaagttcatgtattagagtaaatgctagatgaatctacaagcctataaatacccatgtatgcattggcacaaagcaagccacttgataagtaattcacttagaaaaatttcagaaatagtctctcctctctccctctagaatagaatatcagtttttctcctccaacaaGAAAGACacaaagttataaataaatccaCATTCATACTAACTTATCAATTGTATTTCAATTAAAACATTGGCTTGCAAAAACATATCAAAGATATACTGCCGAGGAAACATGGACTGACTGTTGCTACATTTTTATATAAGCAAAGAACTATGAACTTCAAAGCCATTTTAGTTTCCacattaaaaagattaaaaaactaaaataaaacctAAAGGTTGTTTTCTACACAAGTTCAAATTGACATCCATTCTAATTGCTACCATAATAAGCACATACTTGCTAAAAAGGATATACCTAGATTTCTGCAGTCTAAAATCATGCTAATAATGAAACTAATTACAGAGACCGTCCAGGCAATTCTGGCCtttctttaatttgaattgtctTCTCTTTCATGTCCCAAGTACAGTGGCTGACAAGAGCTTCTATTGCTACATAACTTCCATATGGTGGTGTCTATGTTTAACATAGATGGCAGGCATACATACACGAGTACAAAATAAGTATATGGATGAAAAGCAAATAACTTGGTCAAGTTTTATACTAACAGTTATGTTTAGAGAGTAAATGTTTATAAAATGTTAGCATCTACAGAAACCCAATTACTATTGTAAAAACTTTATACTTACTTCAAGACCAAGATTTTATTTCGAAGACCTGAGGGCACTGTTCCTGACAACATATTGTTTTGCACATACCTGCAACCATCGGATGCATCATATGTAAGACCTTCTGCTCAAACTGCATGGCATTACTAACTtccaatgaaagaaaaaattaatatgcaGCAGTACCTATAACTTCAGGTAAGATCTATCTTAATGAGAAGATCAGAAATCAGAAAGAGTCTTTAAATTGTATGTAAATTACAATAACAAACGTAAATATCTCAATAACTTACAATTCCCTCAAATTTGGTAGGTTCATCAAAGAGGAAGGCAGTCCACCCGTCAACTGATTATTCTCGAGATGACTATATAACGCAAAGATCATGGTTAgcttaaaaatttttttatataacctATGATTAAGAGAAAAAGTCATCTTAGATTACAGGATTTTCAAGTCTGCACATCCAGTAAAATCAGGTATTGGACCACTAAATGAATTACCATCAAGCCACCTGCAACCAAAAGAGAGATGGATGATGATAGTACGAGTTATCTATACCTGTGGCATTAAACATGGAAACCAACTGTTTCCCATTCATAAAAATGGATATGCAGTTCTAAACTTACAACTCAACTAAACTGGTCAACTTTGTCAAGTCTGAAGGGATATTCCCAGTCAAGTTCTTTCTGGACAATGAACTGCCATGCACCAAGAACAAAAGCAGTTGCCATTAGATTAGTGACATTGCTATTCATTTGTGTAAGGGATTTACACTTTGAAAGAAGCAGAAATGGATTAAATACTCATGAGATAAAGGCTTAAGAAGGCTTGACCTACATTTTAGTAATTCTTGGCTGTGGATTTGAGTCACACAGCACCCATGACCATGGAACAGGTAGACATGGGTCACCACCTTCTTGTGCCCAATCTACAGATGGGTAGTAGGAGGCCACATTTTCAATGACTGTTCCTGCAACTCATGGGAGTCCATGGTAAAGAGTTTCTCGAGAACAAAAACCATACCCACGTATACTTAATTATGTAGTAAAACATGATTCTAAACCTCATGTAGGCACTCAAGGAACCATTATATACTTACCATCTAAAGAATCATAGTTTTTCTCCAGATACTTATTTATCTCCATGGCATTCAAAAGAGGGCCCCTCGAAGAATCAgaagttttttcaaatctaagaGAGAGTACAAAGGGAAGGGATAAGTTTTCTAATCCTGGCTCATAAAGACGATATTTTCCTTGAGCATTCTCTTCAATATTGATTGAATCCTTGCTTATTTCAGTGTTGCCTGGGAGTACCAGTCTGAATTTTCGAGACTCATCTGAATCCAAATCTTCAATTTCTGCAAGGTAGAGGTATGCCCATCCAAAACCAGGAAAGCCATTCAAGTTTAACCGATAAGTTAATGACCCATTTGTGCCAACTACAGCAGTCTGCATCACTTTTTCTGGTGGACTGCCAGGCTCTCCTCTAACATCAATTGGCATTTTGGTTGACACTTTTTTGGTTCCAGCAGCAACATCAACAAGGTAATTTGCTTTCTTCACAGAGTCTGACTCCCATATTCTATCAAAAGGATCATCAGGATACCTAAAACAACAGAGATACAGATCTTCTCATAATATGGAAAAATCTTCTATAATAATTGTGTGTATAGTACTACTCATCTGGCTCAAAGTTCTCACTTTTAAAGTGATAGGCATCCGTGTTTTTCAGAACAATTGAGTAACTAATCTGTTTTCTTCTCACATTGTTTGgcgtaattatttaaaatgcatTCAGATAAAATCTTacttaaaatagtaataatgcATTCAGAAACTGTGCATTTAAAACAGCATGTATTAAAACGCTTCCAACCAAATATTCTGAGCATACCTGACTGGACTTTCACTATCTGCACCAAAGTTTATCCTCGCAGAGACACTGAGGTAATACTGATCCTCAAAGTCTGTTGAGTAAAATGAACCATTAAATTGTCGGAGCTCAAGAGTAGATATAAACGGCTGCCCAGTAGAAGCATTAGATAAGCACACACTGATAGTGGGACTTGAAGCCAGGAATATTAGCTCTCGGACTTTTATGGTACTAGCATCTGAAATGGCTATAGTTGACCAAAGAGTTGCCCCAAGGGAAATGTCAAATTTTGGGTAAACATTGTTTTTGTCAAAGTTACCATACAAGAATGTTGCTCTCACAAGGTACCTAGTCCTACGTATGACTTTAAGTGTGTAACAATACTTCCTGGAATCAGCAGGAAAGTGTCTCAGGGTCATGTATTGCCTGCGTGTCTCACTTGCAACATATATCATAGCGGTTTCTCCGTAAGCAAGCTGACTGTCAGGAGTCCACTCAAGGCCAAGGTCATCCGTGAAATTTTCTTGACCTCCACAATCAAAACTCACAAAACCTGCTTCACAAGACCTTGTGTAATTATCAACAAGTGTTCAAAAAAAGGGTGAAATCGATTTTTTTAgccaaaaaaagagagaacgaGAGACAGAAATAGATCTAATCCCACGATGTAGTGTCACATGAAATCGAAGCTAAGTAGAAGATCATTGAAAGTAAATCTAGCTCATTGTTAACTTCATTATCAAAGTAagaacttattttaaaaaataaaaccgtgGGAACACTTTACACTTCACAAATCTTAATAGACTACGTAAAAAGGTTGAAGTTTTGAGTAGTTGCATTAAAGAAAACATAATTATTAGTGTAACTTGTATCGGTCAGTAGAAATGTTCCTGATCTTTGAGGGTCTGAGAAACCGAGTTGTAAGCACAGGGTTTAAGATTTGCATTTCAATTAACGGCTTGtaatccttttttcttttctttttctctcacaaATTCTTATACTGATGAAAATGATCGGAACACCCTCAGTCTCATACTCGATCCCCAAAAGCCGAAACAAAGAAAACCGTGTACCCGTTACTTCGATTGTTTCCACTTCTTCAAATGTCTCGTTTGGCTGTTGGTTCTGGGGAGCAGGAATGTGGAGATGGGTACGTGTAACCGGGCAGGCCCGGTTccgttttggataaaatttaacatcgaattattaattttgtattttcaaaatttgaatctttCTAAATCAGTATCTCTAATTTTATTGGTTCagttcaattttaataatattaatattagggtataaaatataattaatatattaatgtatattaattaattaaagtgaaatattaatgtatattagtattattaatatattatgtatttatcaaaatgaatatgtagagaatttattaggtcataaaatattattaatatatatattttatgtttaaaatatgtgatcaactaaatttttatgtttaagattaaaattttatgttataaattataataacattatcttatatataattataattaatattatatatataaattttatataaaaaatattatatataatattaaaaaattaatttaaaatatataatatagtgaatcAATTCAATCCGATTTTAAAAAGTATAGAATTTGAACCAGATCGGTACCGACCATTTTTTAAACTAAGGGAACTAATCCTTGACCAGTTCACTGGTTCACTGGTTCGAGCAGGTCCGGAcctattttttggtttttggattaATTTTTACACCCGGCTTCCTTCTCGTTCTCTTGTTTAGAGTGCCAATTAATTAGAAAGCAAATGAAAGAAGTAAAAATGATAATAGTAGCAAAATTAGGAATTTATTTAcagaaaaacacaaaagaacaTAGCACTTTAAGCCCAAAAGAAAAGAGTGTATATTTAACAAGATGTGGCATAGAAACCATACAAAAAGTTAAGTATtttgctagagagagagagaacctggcATCTGGGCTGAGGAGGCATCCAAGAGAAACAGAAGGaagaacgagagagagaagagggaaagCCTAATCTCCATTATGGGTGCGAGAAGCTAAACTGAGAGAGAGGAATTAATTCGAAGAGAATACGATACCATGAAAATGGtgcaaacaaagaaaagaagaagagaaaggcCAAACATCACTCCGTGCTGCAGACATAAAGTTGCATTGTCACTAAccaaataactaaaataatccAAAATGAATAGAACAGAACTggttctctcttttattttaaaaatatacaggAAAGGAAGTGTGGCTGTGTAGGTGCTGCTCCATGAGTTTGAGCAAGTGAATGAGTTGAAAGTTGGTAAAGACACGTTTTATAGAGAacggtggagagagagagagagagagaggtcctTTTGAGTTGTGAGTTGTAATGGATTTTAGCTTGAGCTGGACTGGCTCCTGCCGTTGTTAGAGGTTTCAGGGAGACATGATAGACATGAGAGGAGGTCTAGTTGCTCTTGTCTGCATCGAATTTAGTAGAGTGTAGGGACAGAGATTCCCTCGCTACTCTGACGTCCAACCACTACTCTTCAATGGCTAGCAAATTTTGGCTATATCATCAAGTTTTGGAGTATACATTTTTGACCAAGTCaatctatattatattaattattttaaagttaaaataataatataatattataaattttaataatattttataaaaaagaattataatattttaaaaatacactttatatgttaattaaaaatttaattttaatttcataatttaattattattaataaaataaaataatataaaaaataacgaactatttatcaaaactaaaataaataatatagactttaaaataattagataatatagacattaaaatataatggttgttggaaatgattaaaatattacttttgtgaGTGAATAGTGTCTATCCAAAGATGATTAGGGAGCTTaatttactgtaactcataTGTTGAGCTTTAGTAGTTTGGCTactgttgatgtcatgtttcgcgAGCCTGGACAACTCCACGCTGGCAGCCCTTGGACTCTTCCTTGCAAGGAGGAGAATGGGGAGCTCGGGGTCCGTGGTACCTTCGACGCTCAAGTCAGAATTGATGTAGGAGATGAAGATAATATATCTTAAGGAGAGTTATCTCAGGAGTATGTGTAGAAGTTCACCTCTTTATTGATCGCAGGAGACGTCTATTTATACCTAATGGTCTGGCCTTCATGGTAGTGGGGTGTTACTTTGTAGGAGATCGAATATTCATGATGCCCACTTATTGTGCTACAGGGACTTTGGTCCGATGGCGACTGTTCCTGATACAGGACCTTTTGTGATCTTGAGGCCCTGGCTACATTGAATGTGACATGCCTTCTTCCCTAAGTGTCTCCTGTCTCATTAATGCAGGGTGTGTACCGCCCTGCATATTCCTGGGTTGCCTTGAATGCGGCATGTCTTCTTCCTTAAGTCCCTCGGTGCCTCATTAATGCAGGGATGCACTGCCCTGCACATTCCTGGTTTGCATTTAATGTGGCATGCTTTCTACCTTAAGTCTCCCCCATCTCTTTTAGTTGGGCTTCTGATGTATGCTTGGCCCAGCCCAGATCTCATGTCTGGGTTTCGACTCGAGCCCTCCTAACATGCTTGGCCCTGCCCAGACCTCACGTCTAGGTTTCGACTCGGGCCTTTCTCCTGGTCTGGCCTAGGGGATAACTCCCTTCACAGTACCCTGTGAATTTTCAGCACACTTGTGTGCTGAAAATTCTGAGAAAGTTTTTATGTCCCTCTAAGTTTATACCGAGGTGCCGTTGTGATTGCCTTTGCGATATCTGCACGTGCTCATTCGCCCGTTCACTTTACCTTGGATCATTAGGATGTGGAACTGTCCTAGGATGCCTTATTTCCACCATGTGCAGAGCAATGATTGTCCCTGCTCCTATTAATTGAAGTTGTTCCATCGAGGAGACTCCCCGTGTGTACACGCTTCCTTTGGAGTTGGTCGGTGTTGGCGACGCGCTCTGCTAGTGTTATTTGGTTCAATTTCCCATAATTGTCACGCCGTTTTGAATCCCATGCTGGCGTTTCAGAAGTTTAGCAGTCTTCTCACCCCTTTTTAAGCCTTtcacttctttctttttgtccCCTCTGCCACCCTTTCGTTTCAGACTTCTCAGACTTCTCTCTTGTCTTCCTCCTtgcatcttcatcttcttcctctttcacCTTTGAAATTTAACATTTCTCTCCTTCTACTGCCATGGCTAATCGAAGTGATGCCGAAGCTCATCTCAACTACTTCTCCGGGAAACAATGGTCGTCCATCGTAACTGGTGATGACCTCGTCGCATATCGTAGGTCGTTCAATATTCCTCCAAACACTGTTTTGGAGATACCTGGTTCCTGTGTCATCGATGTGGATGCCGACAGACTGGCGACACATGTTTCCCTCTACCTTTTGATGTTTAACAATGGGCTATGTCTGCCTTTCTGCCGCCCTGTTAGGGACATTCTGGACTTGTTGGGGTTGGCCCCGGCGCAACTTAGTCCTAACGCCTGGCATTTGATGATGGCTAGTTGCATCGCTTTTTGAATGGTTCTCGATGGAGATTCGGAGGTTTACCAGGATCTGACTGCCCTGAAATTCCTAGTGGTGTATCGCATCATTTGACTTGAAGGGAGTATTTGTAGCTTCCAATCCCAGTCCCCAGAGAAACACTTCGTCACCTTGGAGAAGCTCTACTCTTCGATTAAGGATTGGCAacgatgcttttttttttttgtttctggcCCGAGCTGGGAGTTCCCTGAAGAAGAACTGATCCACCGGGAGTTTCCCATTCGAGGAGTCTGGGGCAACGTACCCACTTCCAAATCTTTTTCCATCAAGTTGTCAGAAAGAGAAGAACTTAGGGTCGCTACTATGATGTCTTAGGCGGCAGACCACCCCACCAACTGTGAGTCCGATATGTTGTTGATAGATACCAACATCTGGCGTTATCTAACACTTGCCCACCATTCGCATATGCTCGGTTGGGAGTTCTTAGTTCCCCCAACTCTTCCTAGGGGAAAGCATCGGGCCACATCTCTGCCTGAAGGTGTTTAGGAGAAGCGGCCAAAAACAGACGACCACCCCGTTGGAACCACTTCTCGCCTAGGGGCTGGTGATTCTCACTCTCGCCCCTCTAAGTCCCCCCACATTATTTCACCGCCCCGAAGTCAGGACGGAACCTCTGGTTCATTACCCCGTCCACCATCGGGATCTCCTTTTAGCGCTTATGGGGGTGCTCCCCAATCGACTCCACAGGTTCCACTTCAAAGGGCCCCCAGGTACCAAGGCAGAGGGTCCTTGAGAGTTCTTCTTGTCTGTCTTCAACTGGTGCCCCTCGTGAGGGGGAGGGCAGTTCTCACCGAGCTGCTCCTATGACGAGTTCCTTCTCTCCTTCATAAGTCCCACCGACGCACCTGCCGGAAGGTCATGTTTTGAACTGTTGATGGACTAGGACACACTCTCCCTTTATCATCTCTTCAAGTTAATCATCTTTCAGGTTCTGAGGCAGAAGAGGAGGAGGACATTGCCATTgcctctctttttttcaaaacctttGATAAACCGGGCCCTCGTGAGTCTAGTCCGACGATGGAGGCCTTTCCTTCATTTGAAGAGATGCACAGCCAAATTGAAGTTCTCTTATGCGAGTTGCTAGTCGGTGGGCCAACCCCTTTTGAGGAAAGGCTTGCCTAGGTAGAGGCTGCCTTTGGAGAGTGTTTGACGATTCCCCCTGTCATGGGGTTGACCCCTCTAGAGATCGTGGAGCCAACCCCTTCAGAAGTTATGGAGCCGACGCCTCTAGAAGTGGTGGGGTCGACCTCCCAACATGTTGTGGAGCCGACCTCACCAGAGGTCACGAAATTGACCCCCCTGAGATCGTGGAGCCAAACTCTTCAGTGATCCCAGAGTCGACCCCTCCAGAATCTTCTAAGTTAGTCCCGCCAGCGATCCCTGAGGTGGTTTCTTCTACGGTCTCAGAACCGATCCTCCCAATTGCTTCAGAGGAAGTTCTCCCCACATCAATCTCTCAGGTAGTTGCTTCTTCAGAGGAAGTTCTCCCCACATCAATCTCTCAGGTAATTGCTTCTTTATCCTTCACTCGGACTCTATCTTATTCTAACATTTATCTCACACCTTTTGTTGACTATCTATCTCAGGAATCCGCGGCTCCTCAAGTTGAGGCACATTCTCCAAGCAGGATAGACGTCATCTTAGTGGATAGCCCCTCGCCTGCGTCCCCCCGATTGGGAATGATTCTGGCCGTTCTGAGGCTCCCTAGGGTGAAACTTCTGTCCAAGGTGGGGAAGAGCCTTGTTGGCTGTCTGGACTTCTTCAGGTTGGTCTGGTGTTAGTTGGTGAAGGATCATCTTCTTGCCCCAAGGGGGTCAGAGCATGGGCGATTGGGCTTGGTTTGAGAAGGCTTGGGCCAAATCAATTGCAGAGCAGGCTCAAAAATTTAGGCCTCTATCTGCTAGCGTAAGTTTTTCTCCTtctgttgtttttgtttgttactttgcctttttcttataactttatttttttcgatCTTTAGGCCCCCAATCAGTTTGCGGAGATGGTTGCTAAAGATCGAGAGGTTCTTGAGGAGGAACTTAGGGCTTAGCGGGCATTGAATAGCCTCATGCATCTGTAGGCGAAGAAGATGAGTGACGACCTCCATGACCTCTTCGTGGAGCGTAACTCTCTGGTGGAGGATAATAAGTTATGCCATCAGAAGATGCGGGCTTATAGGAAGGAGATTGCAGCGAAGGACCACGAGATTATGATGAAGGATCTAGAGATCATACTGAAGGATTAAGAGATCCAATTGAGGGATCTGGAAATCGAGGAGAAGGATCTGGAGATCACGTCCAAGGCCCAGGAGTTGCAATCGACTAGGAAGGAGCTCGACGACCTTAACCAGGGGCTCGATCTCCTTCTTACTAAGAATGGAAATGTCTGGGCAGAAGTTGTGAGGCTGGAGTGTGAGCTAGAGTCTGCCCGGGAAGAGCTGCGTAGGTATAAAGAGGTAGTCGAGATGCTGACGAGGGAGAAGAGGCATGCCACTGAGAGGCGTTCTCGACTACTTCACATGTACTTTGGGCTCACTATGTCAGAGCTGAAAGTAAGGACTTTTGCTCGACGGCTCCGAATCGAGGCTAGTTGTTTGGAGTCTTCTCTGGAGGCTGCTCAATAGCAGGCAGATCTCATTGAATCTCAACTTAGATTGGCTCATGTTCTCCATGATGAAGCTTGGGGCTATGGATATAGGGAAGGTTTGGAGCGCCTGCAAGATCAACTAAATGAGAATCCTATGTCCGACCTTTGCACCTTCGATCTTCAAACGCTTCTTCCCGAACGCAAGTCTTAATGCCATATGTTGACTTTAGGTAGAGAACAGATGCCTCTAGCCTTCCGTGGTGCTCCTCCTTAGTATTagcttccctttttttttttttttttttttttttgcattcagGCCTGCATGGGCTTTTAatgtaattgaaaaattaatatatgaatatacCTTCTGTTTTGTTGATCATGTTTGTGTTGTTTTTGCTTCCTTTGCTCTATCTCTTTCCCGCTTTTTGTGTTTATCTGTCTTTTTTTCCTTGCTCCTCTTGCTTATTTCTGCTTCCACTCCCTTTTTACCCTCGGGCCAGGCAATGGTTAGAAACCCAACAGGGAACACTGTTGCGTACGTGGCAACATAGTGTCAGTTATGTTTCTGCATTAAATGACATTCCTTCGATTTTCGTGCCACGACCCCGTTCTTTACTAGCATTTTTCCAGTAACGTTTCCGTATTAAATGGTATCCCTTCGATTTTCATGCCATGACTCTATTCTTTATTAGCATTAACTCTGCATATTGTACCAGTAGATATGCATTAACTATGCATTAACTCTGTACGTTGCGATAATCAAGGGATTCTAGTTTTCTAGAGGGGGAACACGTGGTGACTCATGGTGATTTGTGGAGTTATGATGCCTTGGCAGGCCAAACGCCAACCTTGCCTATATAAGGACCTTTCCCTTCGTTACAGAATTCATCATATTTGCTTCTGCCTTATCTCCTTTACTCTGTGACTCTTCTCTCACTGCTTGTGTTCCCAGTTTCCtccttttattttgcttttcttcttcctttgatGGTTCTGATGGAATCTTTACACCCTAGCGGGCCACAGGTCCTCTGGTAGTGTTCAGGCTGTCGCTGGCTATGGTGGTTTGAGCATCGGAGGGTGGAGCCGCCCATCCTTCGTTGTTGGGGTCTCGGGCACCTTGTTCTTTTTTTGCCCTTTTGCTTATCGTGCCTCACTTGTTCTTGCCCCTTTGCTTACAGGGCTCGACTTCTAAACTCTTCTCCCGACTCGCTGCCTGCGCTGAACTCGCTGCCTGCTTAGTAGCAGTGGAGAAGGGCTTTTCATCCGGTAGGTGGTTCTCAATGTAGAAATCAACTGCAAGATGTTCTGATTTTTGGAGTTATTTTCATCATACTTCAAGAATTGCTTATCCTGTCTAAACCGCCCACAATTTCAGACCCCATACTCATTTATTTCACCCAAAAATGTGGACAATGACATTTAGGCCTTTTGCTTATCCCTGGCCATTTTACCGTATTTGTTCCTTGAATGGTTTTCAGTCTAGGGTTGGGCACTAGAACACTTCACTTCCTCTGCAGCCTATGCGATCTTATGCTGCCTTGTGATGTAACTCGTTCCTTGtattaagttttctttttgttccttgTAACTTTGTGACCTTATCTTGTATAATTTGTTCCTTGTAGTTTTTTGGCCTTGTGTTGTACTTTGTAGCTTTGTAATCCtgcataaataataaaatgattttgtgtacTTGGTTGTATGGTCTCCGCATTTTCCTTGTTGTATGTCTCTTTTGTTTTGctgcttttccttttgtttcctttcatttcctttgtGGCCAGTCAAGTGACTAGGCTTGTACCCCGCGAAGGCCGACAAGTCCAGCCGAGGGACTGGCTTGTGTTTTGACTggtccttagccaatgcatcataGGCAGGAACCTAGTACGAAGCTCGGCAAGTCAATGGACTTGTGTTTTGACTGGATGTTGTTTGGGTAGAGCTCGAGGCTCTGGTCCTTAGCCAATACTTTCTGGCTAGTCAAGTGACTGGGCTTGTACACCGCAAAGGCCGGCAAGTCCAATCGAGAGACTGGCTTATGTTTCGACTAGCTGTTATTTAAGGTAGAGCTCGAGGGCTCTGatccttagccaatgcatcacaGGCAGCAACCTGGCACCAAGGTTATGGGTTCGTATCCCACAGGCggcgccactgttgatgtcgtgtttcgtggGCCTGGGCATCTCTAAGCTGGCAGCACTCGAACTCTTCCCTACAAGGAGGAGAATGGGGAGCTCGGGGTCTGTGGTACCTCCGACGATCAAGTTAGAACCGATGTAGGAGATGAAGAGAATATATCTTAAGGAGAATTATCTCAGGAGTATGTGTAGAAGTTCACCTCTTTATTGATCGCAGGAGACGTCTATTTATGCCTAACGGTCTGGCCTTCATGGTAGTGAGGTGTTGCTCTGTAGGAGATCTGATATTCATGATGCCCACTTGCTGTGCTACAAGGCACTTTGGTCTGATGGCGACTGTTCCTGACACATGACCTTTTGTGATCGTACAGAGGCCCAGGTCGCATTGAATGCGACATGCCTTCTTCCCTAAGTGTCTCCCGTCTCATTAATGCAGGACGGCCTTGCATGCCGCCTTCTTCCTTAAGTCTCTCGGCACCTCATTAATGCAGGGATGCACCGCCCTGCACATTCTTGGGTTGCATTGAATGTGGCATGCCTTCTTACTTAAGTCTCTCGGTGCCTCATTAATGCAAGGATACACCGCCCTGCACATTCCTGGGTTGCATTGAATTTGGCATGCCTTCTTCCTTAAGTCTCTTAGAACCTCATT
Encoded proteins:
- the LOC121266922 gene encoding probable LRR receptor-like serine/threonine-protein kinase At1g67720 isoform X2, producing the protein MEIRLSLFSLSFFLLFLLDASSAQMPGFVSFDCGGQENFTDDLGLEWTPDSQLAYGETAMIYVASETRRQYMTLRHFPADSRKYCYTLKVIRRTRYLVRATFLYGNFDKNNVYPKFDISLGATLWSTIAISDASTIKVRELIFLASSPTISVCLSNASTGQPFISTLELRQFNGSFYSTDFEDQYYLSVSARINFGADSESPVRYPDDPFDRIWESDSVKKANYLVDVAAGTKKVSTKMPIDVRGEPGSPPEKVMQTAVVGTNGSLTYRLNLNGFPGFGWAYLYLAEIEDLDSDESRKFRLVLPGNTEISKDSINIEENAQGKYRLYEPGLENLSLPFVLSLRFEKTSDSSRGPLLNAMEINKYLEKNYDSLDGTVIENVASYYPSVDWAQEGGDPCLPVPWSWVLCDSNPQPRITKISLSRKNLTGNIPSDLTKLTSLVELWLDGNSFSGPIPDFTGCADLKILHLENNQLTGGLPSSLMNLPNLRELYVQNNMLSGTVPSGLRNKILVLNYSQNINLREGDKRGIRINVIIGSSVGATVLLIVTIFSCLFMRIVKKRYSKQGMSLVQSSNQLEHALPVGSLVSSNSDTPTEAAHCFTFYEIEDATRKFEKRIGSGGFGVVYYGMKDGKEIAVKVLTSNSYQGMREFSNEVTLLSRIHHRNLVQFLGYCQEGDRSMLVYEFLHNGTLKEHLYGPLKGERSITWIKRLEIAEDAAKGIEYLHTGCVPAIIHRDLKTSNILLDKHMRAKVSDFGLSKLAVDGVSHVSSKVRGTVGYLDPEYYISQQLTDKSDVYSFGVILLELMSGQEAISNQSFGLNCRYIVEWARLHIESGDIQGIIDPSLHDEFEIQSMWKIAEKALMCVQPYRHMRPSISNVLKDIQDALVIAKEAAAVRDGNNNYLSFDESIARPLAR
- the LOC121266922 gene encoding probable LRR receptor-like serine/threonine-protein kinase At1g67720 isoform X1 yields the protein MEIRLSLFSLSFFLLFLLDASSAQMPGFVSFDCGGQENFTDDLGLEWTPDSQLAYGETAMIYVASETRRQYMTLRHFPADSRKYCYTLKVIRRTRYLVRATFLYGNFDKNNVYPKFDISLGATLWSTIAISDASTIKVRELIFLASSPTISVCLSNASTGQPFISTLELRQFNGSFYSTDFEDQYYLSVSARINFGADSESPVRYPDDPFDRIWESDSVKKANYLVDVAAGTKKVSTKMPIDVRGEPGSPPEKVMQTAVVGTNGSLTYRLNLNGFPGFGWAYLYLAEIEDLDSDESRKFRLVLPGNTEISKDSINIEENAQGKYRLYEPGLENLSLPFVLSLRFEKTSDSSRGPLLNAMEINKYLEKNYDSLDGTVIENVASYYPSVDWAQEGGDPCLPVPWSWVLCDSNPQPRITKISLSRKNLTGNIPSDLTKLTSLVELWLDGNSFSGPIPDFTGCADLKILHLENNQLTGGLPSSLMNLPNLRELYVQNNMLSGTVPSGLRNKILVLNYSQNINLREGDKRGIRINVIIGSSVGATVLLIVTIFSCLFMRIVKKRYSKQDQLEHALPVGSLVSSNSDTPTEAAHCFTFYEIEDATRKFEKRIGSGGFGVVYYGMKDGKEIAVKVLTSNSYQGMREFSNEVTLLSRIHHRNLVQFLGYCQEGDRSMLVYEFLHNGTLKEHLYGPLKGERSITWIKRLEIAEDAAKGIEYLHTGCVPAIIHRDLKTSNILLDKHMRAKVSDFGLSKLAVDGVSHVSSKVRGTVGYLDPEYYISQQLTDKSDVYSFGVILLELMSGQEAISNQSFGLNCRYIVEWARLHIESGDIQGIIDPSLHDEFEIQSMWKIAEKALMCVQPYRHMRPSISNVLKDIQDALVIAKEAAAVRDGNNNYLSFDESIARPLAR